The following proteins are encoded in a genomic region of Bradyrhizobium sp. SK17:
- a CDS encoding flavin reductase family protein, translating into MASPSRTLPEACTAPAGGTSDLRALRTALACFATGVCVVTTRSAEGVDMGLTANSFTSVSLDPPLVLWSLSRTSSAMEAFRSSRYFAIHVLAADQEHLSAQFSRKGADRFAGVPLERGEDQIPLLAQSAARFECRTAYEYEGGDHLIFVGEVLRFATQATPPLVFHSGQYREVAEMLAAFPAPQPDGPMAPTDLSYLLWRAFMQFRRKYYEKRLELGWSSSDSYLLQMLAMKEGQTVAALDSAVRFTGKRCTPAEAQALFDRGLVLAASPILESTTLKLTEKAWRSVRELRLISATAEVELLSKMTASDGRRLKHILHGLIEKVG; encoded by the coding sequence ATGGCCAGCCCTTCGCGCACTCTACCCGAAGCATGCACCGCTCCTGCAGGTGGCACCTCAGACCTGAGGGCATTGAGAACCGCGCTGGCTTGCTTCGCCACGGGCGTTTGCGTAGTTACAACGCGGTCAGCCGAAGGCGTGGATATGGGCCTCACAGCGAACAGCTTTACTTCGGTGTCGCTGGATCCGCCCCTTGTCCTCTGGAGTCTGTCCAGAACATCGTCGGCGATGGAGGCATTCAGATCGAGCAGATACTTTGCGATCCATGTCCTCGCCGCTGATCAGGAGCACCTGTCAGCGCAGTTTTCACGCAAGGGAGCTGACCGGTTTGCAGGCGTTCCCCTTGAGCGGGGCGAGGATCAAATTCCCCTGCTTGCACAGTCCGCCGCCCGGTTCGAATGCAGGACGGCTTACGAATATGAGGGAGGCGATCACCTGATTTTCGTAGGTGAGGTGCTTCGATTTGCCACCCAGGCCACCCCGCCACTGGTATTTCACAGCGGCCAGTACAGGGAGGTTGCCGAAATGCTCGCCGCGTTTCCAGCACCGCAACCCGACGGCCCAATGGCTCCGACGGATTTGAGCTATCTCCTGTGGCGCGCCTTCATGCAATTCAGGAGGAAGTACTACGAGAAGCGGCTCGAACTCGGATGGAGCTCGAGCGACTCATACTTGCTTCAGATGCTCGCAATGAAGGAAGGACAGACGGTAGCAGCGCTGGACTCTGCGGTCCGCTTTACTGGCAAGCGTTGTACGCCGGCCGAGGCACAGGCCTTGTTCGATCGCGGGCTGGTGCTCGCTGCGTCTCCGATATTGGAATCGACGACATTGAAGCTGACCGAGAAGGCGTGGCGCTCTGTACGCGAACTGAGGCTTATTTCGGCCACTGCAGAGGTAGAGTTGCTATCCAAGATGACCGCATCCGACGGGCGCCGGCTCAAGCATATTCTCCACGGGTTGATCGAGAAGGTGGGTTGA
- a CDS encoding NAD(P)-dependent oxidoreductase → MNTIGVIGLGNIGQGMALSLRRAGFEVIGTALSAATRERASLELGIRVAPTVSAVCAEADAIVLSLPTPADVASVIEGPGGILDSARSGMLVIDTSTSTPETTRRLASLLDAVTVRMMDAPVSGGPARARDGTLTMMIGCNEDAWERAGPVLRAMSARQIRVGDIGAGHVAKIANNLLLSSHLAIAGEVMHMTRSAGVSIERVLDAINAGTGRSMVTEHNFKTWILNDTFNSGFTMGLMRKDVQLSAALISALELSLPISGSVARCWANSVERYPDNEDFNRIVEMPDGDKRGNIP, encoded by the coding sequence ATGAACACTATCGGCGTGATCGGCCTTGGCAACATTGGCCAGGGAATGGCATTGAGTCTCAGGCGTGCAGGATTCGAGGTGATCGGTACGGCTCTTTCCGCGGCAACCCGCGAGCGGGCGTCCCTTGAACTGGGTATCCGGGTTGCGCCAACGGTCTCGGCGGTATGTGCTGAGGCTGACGCTATCGTGCTGTCCTTGCCGACACCCGCAGATGTCGCCTCGGTCATCGAGGGACCTGGTGGAATTCTGGACAGCGCAAGGTCCGGCATGCTCGTCATCGACACCTCTACGTCTACTCCGGAAACAACGCGAAGACTGGCATCTCTGCTCGACGCCGTCACGGTACGGATGATGGATGCGCCTGTCAGCGGCGGACCCGCTCGGGCACGGGATGGAACCCTGACAATGATGATCGGATGTAACGAGGACGCGTGGGAGCGTGCCGGGCCCGTCCTGCGCGCAATGAGCGCCAGGCAGATCCGTGTCGGCGACATCGGAGCCGGCCATGTAGCCAAGATCGCCAACAACCTGTTGCTGTCCTCGCATCTGGCGATCGCCGGTGAGGTGATGCATATGACAAGGTCCGCAGGCGTTTCGATCGAACGTGTACTGGATGCGATCAACGCAGGTACCGGTCGCAGCATGGTCACCGAGCACAATTTCAAGACATGGATTCTGAACGATACTTTCAATTCGGGATTCACCATGGGCTTGATGCGCAAGGACGTGCAGTTGTCGGCCGCGCTGATTTCTGCTCTGGAGCTGAGCCTTCCTATTTCCGGCAGCGTCGCACGGTGCTGGGCCAACAGCGTAGAGCGCTATCCAGACAACGAGGACTTCAATCGCATTGTCGAAATGCCAGACGGCGACAAACGCGGCAATATCCCTTAA
- a CDS encoding ABC transporter ATP-binding protein, translating into MSLLAIDGLSTGYGDASDVLHDVSLHVEAGEFVTLIGANGAGKSTALRAIMGLLRPRLGSIRFDGRPVDGLATADIVRLGASMVPEGRGVIPGLSVNDNLRIAATPWKGSGSELLKEIDKIFSLFPVLAQRRNQSAWSLSGGQQQMLAIGRALVARPKLVLLDEPSLGLAPNLVEQVFETLGEINRDGVSILLVEQNALLALEVSHRGYVFELGRVVASAAAADLLADERVSSAYLGG; encoded by the coding sequence ATGTCTCTGCTCGCAATTGATGGCCTCTCCACCGGGTATGGCGATGCTTCGGACGTCCTGCACGATGTATCCCTTCATGTGGAAGCCGGAGAGTTTGTCACACTGATCGGTGCAAACGGTGCCGGTAAATCCACGGCATTGCGGGCAATCATGGGTTTGTTGCGCCCCCGTCTCGGCTCGATCCGGTTTGACGGAAGGCCAGTCGATGGGCTGGCAACGGCCGACATTGTCCGGCTAGGTGCCTCGATGGTTCCGGAAGGGCGCGGCGTCATCCCGGGGCTCAGCGTTAATGACAACCTGCGGATTGCGGCTACCCCGTGGAAGGGCAGCGGCAGTGAACTTCTCAAGGAAATCGACAAGATATTTTCACTCTTTCCAGTCCTCGCACAGCGCCGCAATCAATCAGCCTGGTCGCTTTCTGGCGGCCAGCAGCAAATGCTCGCGATCGGCCGTGCGCTTGTGGCGCGGCCTAAGCTGGTCCTGCTTGACGAGCCGTCGCTTGGTCTTGCGCCTAACCTTGTCGAGCAGGTGTTCGAAACGCTGGGCGAGATCAACAGGGACGGAGTTTCCATACTTCTTGTGGAGCAGAACGCCTTGCTCGCGCTCGAGGTAAGCCATCGAGGCTACGTCTTTGAACTCGGGCGTGTCGTTGCTTCAGCCGCTGCTGCAGACCTGTTGGCGGACGAGCGTGTGAGTTCCGCCTATCTCGGTGGCTGA
- a CDS encoding amidase, whose translation MNPLALSALQLSRELKARRISPVELMQLTLEKAKKLNEEYSAFITIAGEQALAQAREVEQAFASGRELPVCAGIPVSVKDTEDTAGIRTTYGSPIYRSHVPEEDGAAASNLRRSGAIIFAKSNMPSFAHSDMGNNLLGPPARNPHMPTHTSGGSSSGAAIAVAAGLSPFAHGTDGSGSVRIPASLCGVVGFKPSYGRIPLWPVRDLWAARSHNGVLARSVEDAAVGMLALSGRNDFDPLVNTENVDWLAYGKLACVGQLRGAYLEQLGLEAPDEEIAACCRRAVTLLQESGMTINDHRVHTEDTHDWYCDLWQPLFARQLEPFVKACPELVDPTLMAIVERGSAVDIGRFLGAREARSRFHTAFTRQMQSFSYLITPTMPCVAWSLDGAATVRGGRPPKYVGQSTKWESVHFFNILGWPAITVPCGKTRDGRPIGIQIVARKDDDLLCLKIAEVLEQKLATGGRSD comes from the coding sequence ATGAACCCGCTCGCACTCAGCGCCTTGCAGCTCTCACGTGAGCTGAAGGCCAGGCGAATCTCGCCTGTGGAGCTCATGCAACTCACGCTCGAGAAGGCGAAGAAGCTCAATGAAGAGTACTCCGCATTCATCACGATCGCCGGCGAGCAGGCACTGGCGCAGGCGAGAGAAGTCGAGCAGGCTTTTGCATCAGGCCGCGAGCTGCCGGTTTGTGCGGGCATCCCTGTCAGCGTGAAGGACACCGAGGACACGGCGGGGATCCGCACGACCTACGGCAGCCCGATCTACCGCAGCCATGTTCCTGAAGAGGACGGTGCCGCAGCGTCGAATCTTCGACGTTCGGGCGCCATCATCTTCGCGAAGAGCAATATGCCGTCATTCGCGCATAGCGATATGGGCAACAATCTTTTGGGTCCGCCGGCTCGCAACCCGCACATGCCGACGCATACGTCCGGCGGATCGAGCAGCGGCGCGGCGATAGCTGTCGCCGCCGGATTGTCTCCTTTCGCGCATGGTACCGACGGCTCAGGGTCGGTTCGCATTCCGGCGAGCCTGTGTGGCGTCGTCGGATTCAAGCCAAGCTACGGCAGAATTCCGCTCTGGCCAGTGCGCGATCTCTGGGCGGCGCGTTCACACAACGGTGTGCTTGCTCGCTCGGTTGAAGATGCCGCGGTTGGCATGCTGGCTCTTTCCGGACGGAATGACTTTGATCCGTTGGTCAACACGGAGAACGTCGATTGGCTGGCCTACGGAAAGCTGGCGTGCGTTGGACAACTCAGGGGCGCTTATCTCGAGCAGCTCGGTCTGGAGGCGCCCGACGAGGAGATCGCTGCCTGTTGTCGGCGGGCGGTCACGTTGCTTCAGGAGTCGGGAATGACGATCAATGATCATCGCGTGCACACTGAAGATACGCATGACTGGTACTGTGACCTCTGGCAACCGCTCTTTGCCCGTCAGCTTGAGCCCTTTGTCAAAGCCTGTCCGGAACTGGTGGATCCGACCCTCATGGCGATCGTGGAACGGGGAAGCGCCGTTGACATCGGGCGCTTCCTTGGCGCGCGGGAGGCCCGCTCACGCTTTCACACGGCGTTCACGCGACAGATGCAGTCCTTTTCCTATCTCATTACGCCAACCATGCCGTGCGTCGCCTGGTCGCTCGATGGTGCGGCGACCGTGAGAGGTGGGCGCCCCCCAAAATACGTGGGGCAGAGTACGAAGTGGGAGAGCGTCCATTTCTTCAACATTCTTGGCTGGCCGGCCATCACCGTCCCGTGTGGAAAGACACGTGACGGGCGACCGATCGGAATTCAGATTGTTGCGCGGAAGGATGACGATCTGCTCTGTCTCAAGATCGCAGAAGTGCTGGAACAGAAACTTGCTACCGGCGGGCGATCTGACTGA
- a CDS encoding flavin reductase family protein gives MTAIMSQSSGDDFEQFDLAALSRAERYKILTGAVIPRPIAFVTSLGANGLVNAAPFSQFVILAVDPGLLGFSVGPRAGKSHPKDTLANVKETGEFVINMVPEGWEEAVQRASDEHPPEVSEVDLLGFKTIASAKIRTPRLLGSKIQFECILDQIVNFGDAPNSLVVGRVIAMHVKAGLTVDCKIDPKAYSPVARIGGRNYVRLGDVMKA, from the coding sequence ATGACCGCGATTATGAGCCAGAGCTCCGGAGATGACTTCGAACAGTTCGACCTCGCTGCCTTGTCGAGGGCCGAGCGTTACAAGATACTTACGGGAGCCGTCATCCCGAGACCGATCGCCTTTGTCACTTCGCTGGGCGCCAACGGCTTAGTGAATGCAGCGCCCTTCAGCCAGTTTGTCATTCTGGCTGTAGATCCGGGTCTGCTTGGATTCTCCGTTGGGCCAAGAGCGGGAAAATCGCACCCCAAGGACACCCTGGCGAACGTGAAGGAAACAGGCGAATTCGTCATCAACATGGTTCCGGAGGGCTGGGAAGAGGCTGTTCAACGAGCCAGTGATGAACATCCGCCGGAGGTCAGTGAAGTTGATCTGCTAGGCTTTAAGACAATCGCTTCCGCGAAAATCAGGACGCCGCGACTGCTCGGATCAAAGATCCAGTTCGAATGTATTCTGGATCAGATTGTGAACTTTGGTGACGCTCCGAACAGTCTCGTCGTTGGGCGCGTCATTGCGATGCACGTGAAGGCCGGTCTGACGGTGGATTGCAAGATCGACCCGAAGGCGTACTCACCAGTCGCGCGAATAGGCGGACGGAACTATGTGCGGCTCGGCGATGTGATGAAGGCTTGA
- a CDS encoding RidA family protein, producing the protein MKDKRTVSAPEAADWGTLPYCQGVVSGGFLFISGQLGMDQKTGKPAEGIHAQAESILTQIRGILAAAGCTFDDVVQTTCYLVNRARDYDGFNEVYKKYFTDRSNYPARATVEVKGLAPGYVLEIHAVARCAEAG; encoded by the coding sequence ATGAAAGACAAGCGCACTGTCTCTGCTCCGGAGGCGGCAGACTGGGGGACGCTTCCGTATTGCCAGGGAGTGGTGAGCGGCGGATTTCTCTTCATCTCGGGGCAGCTCGGCATGGACCAGAAGACGGGAAAGCCCGCTGAAGGCATTCATGCCCAGGCTGAATCGATCCTGACCCAGATCAGGGGAATCCTCGCGGCGGCGGGGTGCACATTCGACGATGTGGTGCAGACGACCTGCTATCTCGTGAATCGCGCGCGTGACTACGATGGCTTCAATGAGGTCTACAAAAAGTACTTCACGGATCGCTCGAATTATCCGGCTCGGGCAACTGTCGAGGTGAAAGGGCTGGCGCCTGGCTACGTCCTGGAAATCCACGCCGTAGCCCGCTGTGCGGAAGCAGGCTAG
- a CDS encoding branched-chain amino acid ABC transporter permease has protein sequence MTQVIATGFAMGCIYALVGFGFILIYNATHGLNFAHGEFVMFSAYVFYSAFTAGLPIWAAAAVALAIMTAFGAVYYLVLFEPLRKRPMVAFIIATIGVSIMLRNLALIVWGPNPLKMPSFLAMSTIRVGDIALTPENLFIILATFVALVVQYILFFGTDLGRRIRATAQNPEMSELLGIRLNRTIVITFMVSTLLAGIAGVLVAPIFLIDPDMGGGLILKAFIGVIVGGFGSIPGAVVGGLLVGVMEILIAVFVSSTFRDTIVFGLLILLLLTFPRGIFGGPAEDRV, from the coding sequence ATGACTCAGGTAATCGCCACAGGCTTTGCGATGGGGTGCATCTACGCGTTGGTAGGGTTTGGATTCATCCTGATCTACAATGCCACGCACGGTCTGAACTTCGCTCATGGCGAGTTCGTCATGTTCTCCGCCTACGTGTTCTATTCGGCTTTCACAGCAGGCCTCCCCATTTGGGCGGCCGCTGCCGTAGCGCTCGCCATCATGACCGCGTTCGGCGCGGTCTACTACCTTGTTCTGTTCGAGCCCCTGCGGAAGCGGCCGATGGTAGCCTTTATCATCGCGACCATCGGCGTTTCGATCATGTTGCGCAACCTGGCACTGATCGTGTGGGGGCCAAATCCTCTCAAGATGCCGTCTTTCCTTGCAATGAGCACCATTCGGGTCGGTGACATCGCGCTGACACCGGAAAATCTGTTCATCATTCTTGCAACGTTCGTTGCGCTGGTTGTGCAGTATATCCTGTTTTTCGGGACGGATCTTGGCAGGCGGATTCGAGCGACCGCCCAGAATCCCGAGATGTCGGAGCTTCTCGGCATTCGATTGAACAGGACGATTGTCATCACCTTCATGGTGTCGACGCTCCTGGCCGGCATAGCCGGTGTGCTGGTTGCTCCGATCTTCCTGATCGATCCGGATATGGGGGGCGGCTTGATCCTGAAGGCGTTCATCGGGGTGATCGTCGGTGGCTTCGGGAGCATCCCGGGAGCCGTAGTGGGTGGCCTGCTCGTCGGCGTGATGGAGATCCTGATCGCTGTCTTTGTCTCATCGACATTCCGGGACACGATTGTGTTCGGATTGCTGATCTTGCTCTTGCTGACGTTTCCTCGCGGAATATTCGGTGGTCCGGCGGAGGATCGCGTCTGA
- a CDS encoding LLM class flavin-dependent oxidoreductase, which yields MRSPAFILSSVLTCRVAGAALTHTNKQNGTTTMEIGIFTQGYVRTDSNPQQRIADVIELARVADEEGLASFGMSEQHFKFPTNSTGPIAAIMAAIAQCTSRIQITPGAVILPFHHPLNVAESWAAVDIISNGRLYFGYGKGNTPLTADTYNVPVSETDARTEECLEVLLKAWGTERFSHQGKYFQIPELAVCPRPVQQPLPPMAYAGASLQAAELAGKKKMGFMTASVASYLEEVEGILRAYEAAWETGTPMQGTRPFKFSSLLVHGHVARDMKDIREQVSDGVVNYVNRVIHYKRVFAERLGKPNPTYGQEWVDNFDYVMENTPCVFGTPDEAIRRLQRIKKAGFDRVDITLDYAKQEDLIECVRLLGREVAPALREEN from the coding sequence ATGCGCTCGCCGGCCTTCATCTTATCCAGTGTCTTGACCTGTCGCGTTGCTGGCGCGGCACTGACCCATACCAACAAGCAAAACGGGACGACAACCATGGAAATCGGGATTTTCACTCAGGGATATGTGCGCACGGACTCCAATCCACAGCAGCGGATCGCTGATGTCATCGAGCTGGCACGGGTAGCAGATGAGGAGGGTCTTGCGTCCTTCGGCATGTCCGAGCAGCACTTCAAATTCCCGACCAACTCCACAGGCCCCATCGCTGCAATCATGGCTGCGATCGCCCAGTGCACCAGCCGTATCCAGATCACGCCCGGGGCGGTGATTCTGCCGTTTCACCATCCGCTGAACGTTGCAGAAAGCTGGGCCGCCGTTGACATCATCAGCAATGGCAGACTGTATTTCGGGTATGGAAAGGGCAATACGCCGCTCACTGCAGATACGTATAACGTCCCGGTCTCGGAAACGGATGCGCGCACGGAAGAATGCCTTGAGGTCTTGCTGAAGGCCTGGGGTACCGAAAGGTTCTCTCATCAAGGCAAGTATTTCCAGATCCCCGAGCTTGCAGTTTGTCCACGGCCGGTTCAGCAGCCTCTGCCCCCGATGGCATACGCAGGTGCCTCGCTGCAGGCTGCCGAACTCGCCGGCAAGAAAAAGATGGGCTTCATGACCGCCTCGGTGGCGTCGTACCTGGAAGAGGTGGAAGGCATTCTGCGCGCGTACGAGGCTGCCTGGGAAACTGGCACTCCGATGCAGGGCACCAGGCCATTCAAGTTTTCAAGCCTGCTCGTGCACGGCCATGTTGCTCGTGACATGAAGGATATTCGCGAGCAGGTGTCGGATGGTGTCGTCAACTACGTCAATCGCGTCATTCACTACAAGCGGGTCTTTGCCGAGAGGCTTGGCAAGCCGAACCCTACTTACGGGCAGGAGTGGGTCGACAACTTCGACTACGTGATGGAGAACACACCTTGCGTGTTCGGCACCCCGGACGAGGCGATCAGACGGCTTCAGCGCATCAAGAAGGCGGGCTTCGATCGGGTCGACATCACTCTGGACTATGCGAAGCAGGAGGACCTCATCGAATGTGTGAGGCTGCTCGGCAGGGAAGTTGCGCCGGCACTGAGGGAGGAAAATTGA
- a CDS encoding GntR family transcriptional regulator, with translation MADSTDERLAEPEAGITLMRMVDLCSESAGVCSGRGIILTVPRLMVTDNSGSNPLTMFSQMTMSRREEAYERVLEAIVFGDLAPGSAVDEKGLAQSFDIGLAGIRDALARLEIEGMVERQPRIGTKIAALGVRELQDLYEMRVMVEPVAANMAAKRAEDLDIRKLLDLGKRYREIVKTRNIRELVGVDQQFHRSVAAATKNAFLERQITVLSNNALRFWYANSPRMTDQARRENLADHLEVIAAIQRRDAEGAERAMRHLLSEFPKFVDFRRKN, from the coding sequence ATGGCTGATTCGACTGACGAGCGTCTTGCCGAACCGGAGGCAGGGATAACCTTGATGCGGATGGTCGATTTATGTTCTGAAAGCGCGGGAGTCTGCTCGGGCCGGGGGATTATCTTGACAGTTCCTCGCCTTATGGTGACAGATAACAGTGGAAGCAACCCATTGACGATGTTTTCACAAATGACGATGAGCAGACGCGAGGAGGCCTACGAGCGGGTACTGGAGGCCATTGTATTTGGCGATCTGGCACCCGGATCGGCTGTGGATGAGAAGGGGCTGGCACAGAGCTTTGATATCGGTCTTGCCGGCATTCGCGATGCGCTTGCTCGACTTGAAATTGAGGGGATGGTCGAGCGGCAACCTCGAATCGGCACGAAGATTGCGGCCTTGGGGGTGCGTGAGCTTCAGGATCTGTATGAGATGCGGGTCATGGTAGAGCCGGTTGCCGCCAACATGGCTGCGAAGCGGGCCGAAGACTTGGACATCAGGAAACTTCTGGATTTAGGCAAGCGGTACCGCGAGATCGTCAAGACACGAAACATACGTGAACTCGTCGGCGTCGATCAGCAGTTTCATCGATCCGTCGCTGCGGCAACGAAGAATGCGTTTCTCGAGCGGCAGATCACCGTTCTGTCCAACAATGCTCTCCGCTTCTGGTACGCCAATTCGCCGAGGATGACCGATCAGGCCCGACGTGAGAACCTTGCCGATCACCTCGAGGTAATCGCCGCTATCCAGCGACGCGATGCGGAAGGCGCAGAACGTGCGATGAGACATCTGCTGA
- a CDS encoding ATP-binding cassette domain-containing protein codes for MTRYLLIALAALAICVLPWLGLPDYYVRLINLTIVFGLLSVSLNIVMGYAGQISLGHAGFFGIGAYTSALLTSGSSGLAFWPCFGLAGVLAGLVGVCVGLPTLRLRGHYLALATLGFGEIMRQLFLNWRAVTHGMDGVGNIPAPSVGGFAFDTNERFFYLGLGVLLAVLLLVSRFDKSIFGLKLRAIRDAELAAGASGVNVTLGKVGALGVSAAIAGLAGSLYAHLLAYISPDVFSFDLTAQLLAMVVIGGAGTVFGPVLGAAAIIFMPEVLRVSDVYYQLIFGAGIVAMILFLPMGLGGWLRDRFPGLSAGRSRPPVAEPAIVASVQGIERASLSIVPSVDEPPKPCPGPLLVARSVSRQFGGLKAVDDLNLEVRAGTVHALIGPNGSGKSTFINMASGIYRVSSGSIEFDGRTIAQDRVWDVADHGLVRTFQNLRLFSSLTVEQNVMVGANVDLRGGLGGVLLGGKASQADVDVLRDQAELAMRFAGVLDLRDRVVKTLPHEVQRMVEIARAVARRPRMIMLDEPAAGLNPNEAERLVERIRRLRQIGITVLIVEHNMPLVMRVADRITVLNFGRKIAEGSPQDIRNDPFVVEAYLGKKLSRRLEQHVSARN; via the coding sequence ATGACCCGTTACCTTCTCATTGCGCTCGCCGCGCTGGCGATATGTGTCCTGCCGTGGCTGGGACTGCCCGACTACTATGTGCGATTGATCAATCTGACGATCGTATTCGGTCTGCTTAGCGTGAGCCTGAACATTGTCATGGGCTACGCGGGCCAGATCTCACTGGGACATGCGGGATTCTTTGGAATTGGCGCCTACACATCCGCACTTCTTACGTCGGGATCGTCGGGTCTTGCATTCTGGCCCTGTTTTGGACTCGCCGGCGTGCTCGCCGGTCTTGTGGGCGTCTGTGTCGGCCTCCCGACACTCCGTCTGCGTGGCCACTATTTGGCGCTTGCCACGCTCGGGTTTGGCGAGATCATGCGTCAGCTCTTTCTGAACTGGCGGGCCGTCACTCATGGCATGGATGGAGTCGGCAATATCCCGGCGCCGTCGGTCGGCGGCTTTGCGTTTGATACAAACGAGCGCTTCTTCTATCTCGGCCTGGGTGTCCTGCTTGCTGTTCTTTTGCTGGTGAGCCGGTTCGACAAGTCGATCTTCGGGTTGAAGCTCAGAGCAATTCGCGATGCGGAACTCGCAGCCGGAGCGTCGGGCGTCAACGTGACGCTCGGAAAGGTCGGGGCGCTTGGGGTGAGCGCGGCGATCGCGGGTCTCGCTGGGTCGCTGTATGCGCATCTGCTGGCCTATATCAGTCCGGACGTGTTCTCCTTCGATCTCACTGCGCAGCTTCTTGCCATGGTCGTGATCGGCGGCGCAGGAACCGTCTTTGGGCCTGTGTTGGGAGCTGCGGCGATTATCTTCATGCCCGAAGTGCTGAGGGTCTCGGACGTCTACTATCAGCTGATATTCGGCGCAGGCATCGTGGCCATGATTCTCTTTCTTCCAATGGGATTGGGAGGGTGGCTTCGCGATCGCTTCCCCGGACTGTCTGCGGGCCGCTCCAGGCCGCCCGTGGCCGAGCCTGCTATCGTTGCGTCGGTGCAGGGAATCGAACGTGCGTCACTTTCAATCGTCCCTTCGGTCGATGAGCCGCCCAAGCCTTGCCCGGGCCCGTTGCTGGTTGCGAGGAGTGTCAGTCGGCAATTCGGCGGCCTGAAAGCGGTCGACGATCTGAACCTGGAAGTAAGGGCCGGCACGGTCCATGCGCTGATCGGTCCGAATGGCTCGGGAAAATCCACGTTCATCAATATGGCCAGCGGCATCTACAGGGTGAGTTCGGGAAGCATCGAGTTCGATGGTCGAACGATTGCGCAGGACAGAGTGTGGGATGTCGCTGATCATGGACTGGTGCGCACCTTCCAGAATTTGAGGCTGTTCTCAAGCCTGACGGTCGAGCAGAACGTCATGGTTGGCGCTAACGTAGATCTTAGGGGAGGCCTGGGAGGCGTTCTGCTAGGTGGCAAAGCTTCACAGGCGGACGTCGACGTCCTGCGCGATCAGGCAGAGTTGGCGATGCGGTTCGCTGGTGTGCTCGATTTGCGCGACCGGGTGGTGAAGACGCTTCCCCATGAAGTTCAGCGCATGGTCGAGATTGCGAGAGCGGTCGCGCGGCGCCCCAGAATGATCATGCTCGACGAACCGGCGGCGGGCCTCAATCCGAACGAAGCCGAGCGACTGGTCGAACGTATTCGCCGGCTGCGCCAGATCGGCATTACCGTGCTGATCGTGGAACACAACATGCCCCTGGTGATGCGCGTCGCCGACCGGATTACCGTCCTGAACTTCGGCCGCAAGATCGCTGAGGGATCCCCCCAGGATATCCGCAACGACCCGTTCGTCGTGGAAGCCTATCTTGGCAAGAAACTATCGAGGAGGTTGGAGCAACATGTCTCTGCTCGCAATTGA